Proteins from a single region of Echeneis naucrates chromosome 14, fEcheNa1.1, whole genome shotgun sequence:
- the rabep1 gene encoding rab GTPase-binding effector protein 1 isoform X1, with translation MAEEASGSPQPSQHDEVLEQRVAALEQERADFIKLKQQLEAEFNQKRAKFKELYMTKEVEFKRQAVALEGAQAELSSVQTELAQARAEIETIKEVATVSENTKQEAIDQVRSQWQEEVASLQAIMKETVCEYEVQFHQRLEQERAQWNQYREAMERELGDLRRRLTEGQEEENLEDEMKKAQEDAEKLRSVVMPMEHEIAALKAKLTAAEDRVKELEASKVKELNHVLEAEKSCRTDLEMYVAVLNTQKSVLQEDAEKLRKELHEVCHKLELERQQHNQLKHTWQRANDQFLESQRLLMRDMQRIESVLSSEQLRQVEEMKKKDQEEDEKERLSQVKELQEEDGGDNTEPLEDLLLGMSVEEPHTNHSAHGSMHSLDTDVVAGGPMDPYKDNLRRVQSTDSLGSSLSAQLGLGGQNHKAKSASHLDESDFGPLVGADCGGTDSSFGETSSISSIKLTASHFLLTKDQEKAIKAMTPEQEETASLLSSISHAPDTAYLPPAGYRLVSDSEWNLLQQEVKNAGRKLGRRCDMCSNYEKQLQAIQGQEAETRDQVKKLQVMLRQANDQLERTMTEKQNLEDSVKAANEGTAAKVSSLMQRVQESETLLSTLQQAFSDAKRSTQEQMVVLVRSREQVADELSRLQRDNESLQGKHRLHVELQQQEDFQMPNTVQELQGVVVRLREDMVSLRTSADHMEEKLKAKILFLKEQIQAEQCLKENLEDTLQLEIEGCKEEIASFSSLKTELERIKTEKEQLERSLAEKTEALESIQGPRIILEQQLKELTTAKSALESQVLDERGKAQRLQTELDVSEQVQKDFVKLSQTLQVQLERIRQADSLDRIRVILNDTNLTDINHLPET, from the exons ATGGCCGAGGAGGCCTCGGGATCCCCGCAGCCGTCCCAACATGACG AGGTTCTTGAGCAGCGAGTGGCAGCTCTGGAGCAGGAGAGGGCCGACTTCATtaaactgaagcagcagctggaggccgAGTTCAACCAGAAAAGAGCCAAATTCAAAGAGCTCTATATGACCAAGGAAG TGGAGTTTAAGAGGCAGGCCGTCGCTCTGGAGGGGGCCCAGGCTGAACTAAGCTCTGTCCAGACCGAGCTGGCTCAGGCCCGGGCGGAGATAGAGACCATCAAAGAGGTGGCCACCGTGTCGGAAAACACCAAGCAGGAAGCCATCGACCAGGTCCGCAGCCAGTGGCAGGAGGAAGTGGCCTCACTGCAGGCCATCATGAAAG AGACAGTGTGTGAGTATGAGGTCCAGTTCCACCAGCGCCTGGAACAGGAGCGAGCCCAGTGGAACCAGTACCGCGAGGCAATGGAGAGGGAACTGGGCGACCTGAGACGGCGCCTCACCGAGggccaggaggaggagaaccTGGAGGACGAAATGAAAAAA GCCCAGGAGGATGCGGAGAAGTTGCGTTCGGTGGTGATGCCCATGGAGCACGAGATCGCGGCCCTGAAAGCCAAACTGACTGCAGCCGAGGACCGGGTGAAGGAGCTGGAGGCTTCTAAG GTGAAAGAGCTCAATCACGTCCTCGAGGCTGAGAAATCGTGTCGTACAGACCTGGAGATGTACGTGGCTGTGCtaaacacacagaaatctgTCCTGCAGGAGGATGCAGAGAAACTACGGAAAGAGCTCCATGAAG TCTGTCACAAGCTGGAGTTGGAGCGACAGCAGCACAATCAGCTGAAGCACACGTGGCAAAGAGCCAACGACCAGTTCCTGGAGTCTCAGCGCCTCCTCATGAGAGACATGCAGAGGATAGAGAGCGTGTTGTCGTCTGAGCAGCTCCGCCAGGtggaagagatgaagaagaaagacCAG gaggaggatgagaaggAGAGACTGAGCCAAGtgaaagagctgcaggaggaggacgggggagACAACACGGAGCCTTTAGAGGATTTACTCCTCGGGATGAGCGTTGAGGAG CCTCACACCAACCACAGCGCCCATGGCTCCATGCACTCCTTAGACACGGATGTGGTGGCCGGGGGCCCCATGGACCCGTACAAAGACAACCTGCGGAGAGTCCAGTCGACAGACAGCCTCGGTTCCTCGCTCTCCGCCCAGCTGGGCCTCGGTGGCCAAAACCACAAGGCCAAGTCAGCCAGCCACTTGGATGAGTCGGACTTTGGGCCGCTGGTGGGGGCCGACTGCGGGGGGACAGACAGTAGTTTTGGCGAGACTTCATCCATCAGCTCGATCAAGCTGACGGCGAGCCACTTCCTGCTGACGAAAGATCAGGAGAAGGCCATCAAAGCCATGACCCCTGAACAGGAGGAGACGGCCTCTCTGCTGTCCAGCATCTCCCACGCCCCCGACACTGCCTACTTACCGCCCGCCGGCTACCGACTGGTCAGCGACAGCGAGTGGAACCTGCTGCAGCAAGAG GTGAAAAACGCTGGCAGAAAGCTCGGCCGGCGTTGTGACATGTGCTCCAACTACGAGAAGCAGCTGCAGGCCATTCAAGGCCAAGAGGCCGAGACACGAGATCAG GTGAAGAAACTGCAGGTGATGCTTCGTCAGGCCAACGATCAGCTGGAGAGGACGATGACTGAGAAGCAGAATTTGGAAGATTCAGTCAAAGCAGCCAACGAGGGAACAGCTGCTAAG GTGTCTTCCCTCATGCAGAGGGTGCAGGAGTCAGAAACGCTGCTCAGCACACTACAACAAGCCTTCAGTGACGCTAAGAGGAGCACGCAGGAACAGATG GTGGTGCTTGTGAGGTCAAGGGAGCAGGTGGCAGATGAACTAAGTCGACTACAGAGAGACAACGAGAGCCTGCAGGGAAAACACAGGCTGCACGTCGAACTACAGCAACAAGAGGACTTTCAAATGCCCAATACTGTGCAA GAGCTCCAGGGCGTCGTGGTGCGGTTGCGTGAAGACATGGTGTCGTTGCGGACGTCCGCCGATCACAtggaggagaagctgaaagCCAAGATTTTGTTCTTGAAGGAGCAGATCCAGGCAGAGCAGTGTCTGAAGGAGAACCTGGAGGACACTCTGCAGCTAGAGATCGAGGGCTGTAAGGAGGAGATAG CTTCTTTCTCCAGTTTGAAGACGGAGCTGGAGCGAATAAAAACTGAGAAGGAACAG CTGGAGAGAAGTCTAGCAGAGAAGACGGAGGCACTGGAGAGCATCCAGGGCCCGAGGATCATCCTGGAGCAGCAGCTCAAAGAGCTCACCACTGCAAAG AGTGCACTAGAGAGTCAAGTCCTGGATGAAAGAGGTAAAGCTCAGCGGCTGCAAACAGAGCTGGATGTCAGTGAACAGGTTCAGAAGGACTTTGTCAAACTTTCTCAGACTCTTCAG GTACAGTTGGAGCGAATACGACAGGCGGACTCCTTGGATCGAATCAGAGTGATCCTCAACGACACCAACTTGACTGACATCAACCATCTTCCAGAGACATGA
- the rabep1 gene encoding rab GTPase-binding effector protein 1 isoform X2, which translates to MAEEASGSPQPSQHDEVLEQRVAALEQERADFIKLKQQLEAEFNQKRAKFKELYMTKEVEFKRQAVALEGAQAELSSVQTELAQARAEIETIKEVATVSENTKQEAIDQVRSQWQEEVASLQAIMKETVCEYEVQFHQRLEQERAQWNQYREAMERELGDLRRRLTEGQEEENLEDEMKKAQEDAEKLRSVVMPMEHEIAALKAKLTAAEDRVKELEASKVKELNHVLEAEKSCRTDLEMYVAVLNTQKSVLQEDAEKLRKELHEVCHKLELERQQHNQLKHTWQRANDQFLESQRLLMRDMQRIESVLSSEQLRQVEEMKKKDQEEDEKERLSQVKELQEEDGGDNTEPLEDLLLGMSVEEPHTNHSAHGSMHSLDTDVVAGGPMDPYKDNLRRVQSTDSLGSSLSAQLGLGGQNHKAKSASHLDESDFGPLVGADCGGTDSSFGETSSISSIKLTASHFLLTKDQEKAIKAMTPEQEETASLLSSISHAPDTAYLPPAGYRLVSDSEWNLLQQEVKNAGRKLGRRCDMCSNYEKQLQAIQGQEAETRDQVKKLQVMLRQANDQLERTMTEKQNLEDSVKAANEGTAAKVSSLMQRVQESETLLSTLQQAFSDAKRSTQEQMVVLVRSREQVADELSRLQRDNESLQGKHRLHVELQQQEDFQMPNTVQELQGVVVRLREDMVSLRTSADHMEEKLKAKILFLKEQIQAEQCLKENLEDTLQLEIEGCKEEIDILEASFSSLKTELERIKTEKEQLERSLAEKTEALESIQGPRIILEQQLKELTTAKSALESQVLDERGKAQRLQTELDVSEQVQKDFVKLSQTLQVQLERIRQADSLDRIRVILNDTNLTDINHLPET; encoded by the exons ATGGCCGAGGAGGCCTCGGGATCCCCGCAGCCGTCCCAACATGACG AGGTTCTTGAGCAGCGAGTGGCAGCTCTGGAGCAGGAGAGGGCCGACTTCATtaaactgaagcagcagctggaggccgAGTTCAACCAGAAAAGAGCCAAATTCAAAGAGCTCTATATGACCAAGGAAG TGGAGTTTAAGAGGCAGGCCGTCGCTCTGGAGGGGGCCCAGGCTGAACTAAGCTCTGTCCAGACCGAGCTGGCTCAGGCCCGGGCGGAGATAGAGACCATCAAAGAGGTGGCCACCGTGTCGGAAAACACCAAGCAGGAAGCCATCGACCAGGTCCGCAGCCAGTGGCAGGAGGAAGTGGCCTCACTGCAGGCCATCATGAAAG AGACAGTGTGTGAGTATGAGGTCCAGTTCCACCAGCGCCTGGAACAGGAGCGAGCCCAGTGGAACCAGTACCGCGAGGCAATGGAGAGGGAACTGGGCGACCTGAGACGGCGCCTCACCGAGggccaggaggaggagaaccTGGAGGACGAAATGAAAAAA GCCCAGGAGGATGCGGAGAAGTTGCGTTCGGTGGTGATGCCCATGGAGCACGAGATCGCGGCCCTGAAAGCCAAACTGACTGCAGCCGAGGACCGGGTGAAGGAGCTGGAGGCTTCTAAG GTGAAAGAGCTCAATCACGTCCTCGAGGCTGAGAAATCGTGTCGTACAGACCTGGAGATGTACGTGGCTGTGCtaaacacacagaaatctgTCCTGCAGGAGGATGCAGAGAAACTACGGAAAGAGCTCCATGAAG TCTGTCACAAGCTGGAGTTGGAGCGACAGCAGCACAATCAGCTGAAGCACACGTGGCAAAGAGCCAACGACCAGTTCCTGGAGTCTCAGCGCCTCCTCATGAGAGACATGCAGAGGATAGAGAGCGTGTTGTCGTCTGAGCAGCTCCGCCAGGtggaagagatgaagaagaaagacCAG gaggaggatgagaaggAGAGACTGAGCCAAGtgaaagagctgcaggaggaggacgggggagACAACACGGAGCCTTTAGAGGATTTACTCCTCGGGATGAGCGTTGAGGAG CCTCACACCAACCACAGCGCCCATGGCTCCATGCACTCCTTAGACACGGATGTGGTGGCCGGGGGCCCCATGGACCCGTACAAAGACAACCTGCGGAGAGTCCAGTCGACAGACAGCCTCGGTTCCTCGCTCTCCGCCCAGCTGGGCCTCGGTGGCCAAAACCACAAGGCCAAGTCAGCCAGCCACTTGGATGAGTCGGACTTTGGGCCGCTGGTGGGGGCCGACTGCGGGGGGACAGACAGTAGTTTTGGCGAGACTTCATCCATCAGCTCGATCAAGCTGACGGCGAGCCACTTCCTGCTGACGAAAGATCAGGAGAAGGCCATCAAAGCCATGACCCCTGAACAGGAGGAGACGGCCTCTCTGCTGTCCAGCATCTCCCACGCCCCCGACACTGCCTACTTACCGCCCGCCGGCTACCGACTGGTCAGCGACAGCGAGTGGAACCTGCTGCAGCAAGAG GTGAAAAACGCTGGCAGAAAGCTCGGCCGGCGTTGTGACATGTGCTCCAACTACGAGAAGCAGCTGCAGGCCATTCAAGGCCAAGAGGCCGAGACACGAGATCAG GTGAAGAAACTGCAGGTGATGCTTCGTCAGGCCAACGATCAGCTGGAGAGGACGATGACTGAGAAGCAGAATTTGGAAGATTCAGTCAAAGCAGCCAACGAGGGAACAGCTGCTAAG GTGTCTTCCCTCATGCAGAGGGTGCAGGAGTCAGAAACGCTGCTCAGCACACTACAACAAGCCTTCAGTGACGCTAAGAGGAGCACGCAGGAACAGATG GTGGTGCTTGTGAGGTCAAGGGAGCAGGTGGCAGATGAACTAAGTCGACTACAGAGAGACAACGAGAGCCTGCAGGGAAAACACAGGCTGCACGTCGAACTACAGCAACAAGAGGACTTTCAAATGCCCAATACTGTGCAA GAGCTCCAGGGCGTCGTGGTGCGGTTGCGTGAAGACATGGTGTCGTTGCGGACGTCCGCCGATCACAtggaggagaagctgaaagCCAAGATTTTGTTCTTGAAGGAGCAGATCCAGGCAGAGCAGTGTCTGAAGGAGAACCTGGAGGACACTCTGCAGCTAGAGATCGAGGGCTGTAAGGAGGAGATAG ACATCTTGGAAG CTTCTTTCTCCAGTTTGAAGACGGAGCTGGAGCGAATAAAAACTGAGAAGGAACAG CTGGAGAGAAGTCTAGCAGAGAAGACGGAGGCACTGGAGAGCATCCAGGGCCCGAGGATCATCCTGGAGCAGCAGCTCAAAGAGCTCACCACTGCAAAG AGTGCACTAGAGAGTCAAGTCCTGGATGAAAGAGGTAAAGCTCAGCGGCTGCAAACAGAGCTGGATGTCAGTGAACAGGTTCAGAAGGACTTTGTCAAACTTTCTCAGACTCTTCAG GTACAGTTGGAGCGAATACGACAGGCGGACTCCTTGGATCGAATCAGAGTGATCCTCAACGACACCAACTTGACTGACATCAACCATCTTCCAGAGACATGA
- the rabep1 gene encoding rab GTPase-binding effector protein 1 isoform X4, with protein MAEEASGSPQPSQHDGRSLEQERADFIKLKQQLEAEFNQKRAKFKELYMTKEVEFKRQAVALEGAQAELSSVQTELAQARAEIETIKEVATVSENTKQEAIDQVRSQWQEEVASLQAIMKETVCEYEVQFHQRLEQERAQWNQYREAMERELGDLRRRLTEGQEEENLEDEMKKAQEDAEKLRSVVMPMEHEIAALKAKLTAAEDRVKELEASKVKELNHVLEAEKSCRTDLEMYVAVLNTQKSVLQEDAEKLRKELHEVCHKLELERQQHNQLKHTWQRANDQFLESQRLLMRDMQRIESVLSSEQLRQVEEMKKKDQEEDEKERLSQVKELQEEDGGDNTEPLEDLLLGMSVEEPHTNHSAHGSMHSLDTDVVAGGPMDPYKDNLRRVQSTDSLGSSLSAQLGLGGQNHKAKSASHLDESDFGPLVGADCGGTDSSFGETSSISSIKLTASHFLLTKDQEKAIKAMTPEQEETASLLSSISHAPDTAYLPPAGYRLVSDSEWNLLQQEVKNAGRKLGRRCDMCSNYEKQLQAIQGQEAETRDQVKKLQVMLRQANDQLERTMTEKQNLEDSVKAANEGTAAKVSSLMQRVQESETLLSTLQQAFSDAKRSTQEQMVVLVRSREQVADELSRLQRDNESLQGKHRLHVELQQQEDFQMPNTVQELQGVVVRLREDMVSLRTSADHMEEKLKAKILFLKEQIQAEQCLKENLEDTLQLEIEGCKEEIDILEASFSSLKTELERIKTEKEQLERSLAEKTEALESIQGPRIILEQQLKELTTAKSALESQVLDERGKAQRLQTELDVSEQVQKDFVKLSQTLQVQLERIRQADSLDRIRVILNDTNLTDINHLPET; from the exons ATGGCCGAGGAGGCCTCGGGATCCCCGCAGCCGTCCCAACATGACGGTAGGT CTCTGGAGCAGGAGAGGGCCGACTTCATtaaactgaagcagcagctggaggccgAGTTCAACCAGAAAAGAGCCAAATTCAAAGAGCTCTATATGACCAAGGAAG TGGAGTTTAAGAGGCAGGCCGTCGCTCTGGAGGGGGCCCAGGCTGAACTAAGCTCTGTCCAGACCGAGCTGGCTCAGGCCCGGGCGGAGATAGAGACCATCAAAGAGGTGGCCACCGTGTCGGAAAACACCAAGCAGGAAGCCATCGACCAGGTCCGCAGCCAGTGGCAGGAGGAAGTGGCCTCACTGCAGGCCATCATGAAAG AGACAGTGTGTGAGTATGAGGTCCAGTTCCACCAGCGCCTGGAACAGGAGCGAGCCCAGTGGAACCAGTACCGCGAGGCAATGGAGAGGGAACTGGGCGACCTGAGACGGCGCCTCACCGAGggccaggaggaggagaaccTGGAGGACGAAATGAAAAAA GCCCAGGAGGATGCGGAGAAGTTGCGTTCGGTGGTGATGCCCATGGAGCACGAGATCGCGGCCCTGAAAGCCAAACTGACTGCAGCCGAGGACCGGGTGAAGGAGCTGGAGGCTTCTAAG GTGAAAGAGCTCAATCACGTCCTCGAGGCTGAGAAATCGTGTCGTACAGACCTGGAGATGTACGTGGCTGTGCtaaacacacagaaatctgTCCTGCAGGAGGATGCAGAGAAACTACGGAAAGAGCTCCATGAAG TCTGTCACAAGCTGGAGTTGGAGCGACAGCAGCACAATCAGCTGAAGCACACGTGGCAAAGAGCCAACGACCAGTTCCTGGAGTCTCAGCGCCTCCTCATGAGAGACATGCAGAGGATAGAGAGCGTGTTGTCGTCTGAGCAGCTCCGCCAGGtggaagagatgaagaagaaagacCAG gaggaggatgagaaggAGAGACTGAGCCAAGtgaaagagctgcaggaggaggacgggggagACAACACGGAGCCTTTAGAGGATTTACTCCTCGGGATGAGCGTTGAGGAG CCTCACACCAACCACAGCGCCCATGGCTCCATGCACTCCTTAGACACGGATGTGGTGGCCGGGGGCCCCATGGACCCGTACAAAGACAACCTGCGGAGAGTCCAGTCGACAGACAGCCTCGGTTCCTCGCTCTCCGCCCAGCTGGGCCTCGGTGGCCAAAACCACAAGGCCAAGTCAGCCAGCCACTTGGATGAGTCGGACTTTGGGCCGCTGGTGGGGGCCGACTGCGGGGGGACAGACAGTAGTTTTGGCGAGACTTCATCCATCAGCTCGATCAAGCTGACGGCGAGCCACTTCCTGCTGACGAAAGATCAGGAGAAGGCCATCAAAGCCATGACCCCTGAACAGGAGGAGACGGCCTCTCTGCTGTCCAGCATCTCCCACGCCCCCGACACTGCCTACTTACCGCCCGCCGGCTACCGACTGGTCAGCGACAGCGAGTGGAACCTGCTGCAGCAAGAG GTGAAAAACGCTGGCAGAAAGCTCGGCCGGCGTTGTGACATGTGCTCCAACTACGAGAAGCAGCTGCAGGCCATTCAAGGCCAAGAGGCCGAGACACGAGATCAG GTGAAGAAACTGCAGGTGATGCTTCGTCAGGCCAACGATCAGCTGGAGAGGACGATGACTGAGAAGCAGAATTTGGAAGATTCAGTCAAAGCAGCCAACGAGGGAACAGCTGCTAAG GTGTCTTCCCTCATGCAGAGGGTGCAGGAGTCAGAAACGCTGCTCAGCACACTACAACAAGCCTTCAGTGACGCTAAGAGGAGCACGCAGGAACAGATG GTGGTGCTTGTGAGGTCAAGGGAGCAGGTGGCAGATGAACTAAGTCGACTACAGAGAGACAACGAGAGCCTGCAGGGAAAACACAGGCTGCACGTCGAACTACAGCAACAAGAGGACTTTCAAATGCCCAATACTGTGCAA GAGCTCCAGGGCGTCGTGGTGCGGTTGCGTGAAGACATGGTGTCGTTGCGGACGTCCGCCGATCACAtggaggagaagctgaaagCCAAGATTTTGTTCTTGAAGGAGCAGATCCAGGCAGAGCAGTGTCTGAAGGAGAACCTGGAGGACACTCTGCAGCTAGAGATCGAGGGCTGTAAGGAGGAGATAG ACATCTTGGAAG CTTCTTTCTCCAGTTTGAAGACGGAGCTGGAGCGAATAAAAACTGAGAAGGAACAG CTGGAGAGAAGTCTAGCAGAGAAGACGGAGGCACTGGAGAGCATCCAGGGCCCGAGGATCATCCTGGAGCAGCAGCTCAAAGAGCTCACCACTGCAAAG AGTGCACTAGAGAGTCAAGTCCTGGATGAAAGAGGTAAAGCTCAGCGGCTGCAAACAGAGCTGGATGTCAGTGAACAGGTTCAGAAGGACTTTGTCAAACTTTCTCAGACTCTTCAG GTACAGTTGGAGCGAATACGACAGGCGGACTCCTTGGATCGAATCAGAGTGATCCTCAACGACACCAACTTGACTGACATCAACCATCTTCCAGAGACATGA
- the rabep1 gene encoding rab GTPase-binding effector protein 1 isoform X3: MAEEASGSPQPSQHDGRSLEQERADFIKLKQQLEAEFNQKRAKFKELYMTKEVEFKRQAVALEGAQAELSSVQTELAQARAEIETIKEVATVSENTKQEAIDQVRSQWQEEVASLQAIMKETVCEYEVQFHQRLEQERAQWNQYREAMERELGDLRRRLTEGQEEENLEDEMKKAQEDAEKLRSVVMPMEHEIAALKAKLTAAEDRVKELEASKVKELNHVLEAEKSCRTDLEMYVAVLNTQKSVLQEDAEKLRKELHEVCHKLELERQQHNQLKHTWQRANDQFLESQRLLMRDMQRIESVLSSEQLRQVEEMKKKDQEEDEKERLSQVKELQEEDGGDNTEPLEDLLLGMSVEEPHTNHSAHGSMHSLDTDVVAGGPMDPYKDNLRRVQSTDSLGSSLSAQLGLGGQNHKAKSASHLDESDFGPLVGADCGGTDSSFGETSSISSIKLTASHFLLTKDQEKAIKAMTPEQEETASLLSSISHAPDTAYLPPAGYRLVSDSEWNLLQQEVKNAGRKLGRRCDMCSNYEKQLQAIQGQEAETRDQVKKLQVMLRQANDQLERTMTEKQNLEDSVKAANEGTAAKVSSLMQRVQESETLLSTLQQAFSDAKRSTQEQMVVLVRSREQVADELSRLQRDNESLQGKHRLHVELQQQEDFQMPNTVQELQGVVVRLREDMVSLRTSADHMEEKLKAKILFLKEQIQAEQCLKENLEDTLQLEIEGCKEEIASFSSLKTELERIKTEKEQLERSLAEKTEALESIQGPRIILEQQLKELTTAKSALESQVLDERGKAQRLQTELDVSEQVQKDFVKLSQTLQVQLERIRQADSLDRIRVILNDTNLTDINHLPET; encoded by the exons ATGGCCGAGGAGGCCTCGGGATCCCCGCAGCCGTCCCAACATGACGGTAGGT CTCTGGAGCAGGAGAGGGCCGACTTCATtaaactgaagcagcagctggaggccgAGTTCAACCAGAAAAGAGCCAAATTCAAAGAGCTCTATATGACCAAGGAAG TGGAGTTTAAGAGGCAGGCCGTCGCTCTGGAGGGGGCCCAGGCTGAACTAAGCTCTGTCCAGACCGAGCTGGCTCAGGCCCGGGCGGAGATAGAGACCATCAAAGAGGTGGCCACCGTGTCGGAAAACACCAAGCAGGAAGCCATCGACCAGGTCCGCAGCCAGTGGCAGGAGGAAGTGGCCTCACTGCAGGCCATCATGAAAG AGACAGTGTGTGAGTATGAGGTCCAGTTCCACCAGCGCCTGGAACAGGAGCGAGCCCAGTGGAACCAGTACCGCGAGGCAATGGAGAGGGAACTGGGCGACCTGAGACGGCGCCTCACCGAGggccaggaggaggagaaccTGGAGGACGAAATGAAAAAA GCCCAGGAGGATGCGGAGAAGTTGCGTTCGGTGGTGATGCCCATGGAGCACGAGATCGCGGCCCTGAAAGCCAAACTGACTGCAGCCGAGGACCGGGTGAAGGAGCTGGAGGCTTCTAAG GTGAAAGAGCTCAATCACGTCCTCGAGGCTGAGAAATCGTGTCGTACAGACCTGGAGATGTACGTGGCTGTGCtaaacacacagaaatctgTCCTGCAGGAGGATGCAGAGAAACTACGGAAAGAGCTCCATGAAG TCTGTCACAAGCTGGAGTTGGAGCGACAGCAGCACAATCAGCTGAAGCACACGTGGCAAAGAGCCAACGACCAGTTCCTGGAGTCTCAGCGCCTCCTCATGAGAGACATGCAGAGGATAGAGAGCGTGTTGTCGTCTGAGCAGCTCCGCCAGGtggaagagatgaagaagaaagacCAG gaggaggatgagaaggAGAGACTGAGCCAAGtgaaagagctgcaggaggaggacgggggagACAACACGGAGCCTTTAGAGGATTTACTCCTCGGGATGAGCGTTGAGGAG CCTCACACCAACCACAGCGCCCATGGCTCCATGCACTCCTTAGACACGGATGTGGTGGCCGGGGGCCCCATGGACCCGTACAAAGACAACCTGCGGAGAGTCCAGTCGACAGACAGCCTCGGTTCCTCGCTCTCCGCCCAGCTGGGCCTCGGTGGCCAAAACCACAAGGCCAAGTCAGCCAGCCACTTGGATGAGTCGGACTTTGGGCCGCTGGTGGGGGCCGACTGCGGGGGGACAGACAGTAGTTTTGGCGAGACTTCATCCATCAGCTCGATCAAGCTGACGGCGAGCCACTTCCTGCTGACGAAAGATCAGGAGAAGGCCATCAAAGCCATGACCCCTGAACAGGAGGAGACGGCCTCTCTGCTGTCCAGCATCTCCCACGCCCCCGACACTGCCTACTTACCGCCCGCCGGCTACCGACTGGTCAGCGACAGCGAGTGGAACCTGCTGCAGCAAGAG GTGAAAAACGCTGGCAGAAAGCTCGGCCGGCGTTGTGACATGTGCTCCAACTACGAGAAGCAGCTGCAGGCCATTCAAGGCCAAGAGGCCGAGACACGAGATCAG GTGAAGAAACTGCAGGTGATGCTTCGTCAGGCCAACGATCAGCTGGAGAGGACGATGACTGAGAAGCAGAATTTGGAAGATTCAGTCAAAGCAGCCAACGAGGGAACAGCTGCTAAG GTGTCTTCCCTCATGCAGAGGGTGCAGGAGTCAGAAACGCTGCTCAGCACACTACAACAAGCCTTCAGTGACGCTAAGAGGAGCACGCAGGAACAGATG GTGGTGCTTGTGAGGTCAAGGGAGCAGGTGGCAGATGAACTAAGTCGACTACAGAGAGACAACGAGAGCCTGCAGGGAAAACACAGGCTGCACGTCGAACTACAGCAACAAGAGGACTTTCAAATGCCCAATACTGTGCAA GAGCTCCAGGGCGTCGTGGTGCGGTTGCGTGAAGACATGGTGTCGTTGCGGACGTCCGCCGATCACAtggaggagaagctgaaagCCAAGATTTTGTTCTTGAAGGAGCAGATCCAGGCAGAGCAGTGTCTGAAGGAGAACCTGGAGGACACTCTGCAGCTAGAGATCGAGGGCTGTAAGGAGGAGATAG CTTCTTTCTCCAGTTTGAAGACGGAGCTGGAGCGAATAAAAACTGAGAAGGAACAG CTGGAGAGAAGTCTAGCAGAGAAGACGGAGGCACTGGAGAGCATCCAGGGCCCGAGGATCATCCTGGAGCAGCAGCTCAAAGAGCTCACCACTGCAAAG AGTGCACTAGAGAGTCAAGTCCTGGATGAAAGAGGTAAAGCTCAGCGGCTGCAAACAGAGCTGGATGTCAGTGAACAGGTTCAGAAGGACTTTGTCAAACTTTCTCAGACTCTTCAG GTACAGTTGGAGCGAATACGACAGGCGGACTCCTTGGATCGAATCAGAGTGATCCTCAACGACACCAACTTGACTGACATCAACCATCTTCCAGAGACATGA